TGGGCGTGTGCGAAAGTTGACTGAGGCGGAGGAAGCCGCGCTACCACTGCTGGCGCGAGGTGCGGCGATCCGCTTCCTGCTGACACGGCTGGTCGACTGGCTCAACGTGCCGCCGGGCGCGCTGGTGCGCCCCAAGGACCCGCTCGAATACGTCCGCAAGCTACGCTTCCACCAGAGCGTTTCGAGCGTGCGCGACTATGGCCTCTTGCCCTCGGGACTAGTCGCGTGAGCGAGCTGCCCAATGTCATGATCTTCACGGATGGCGCGTGCTCGGGAAATCCCGGGCCCGGCGGCTGGGGCGCGATCCTGAGGTTTGGCGACAAGGAGAAAGAGCTGAACGGCGGCGAGCGCCACACCACCAACAACCAGATGGAGTTGATGGCGGCGATCTCGGCGCTGGAGGCGCTGAAGAAGCCCTGCACCGTCGATCTCTACACCGACAGTCAATATGTCCGGCAGGGCATCACCGGCTGGATCCATGGCTGGAAGCGCAATGGCTGGCGCACCGCCGACAAGAAGCCGGTGAAGAACGTCGAGCTCTGGCAGCGCCTCGACGCCGCGCTGAAGGCGCATGAGGTGCGCTGGCACTGGATCAAGGGTCACGCCGGCCACCCCGAAAACGAGCGCGCCGATCAACTCGCGCGCGACGGGATTGCGATGGCGAGGCTGCAGCAGCGGGTGAGGGAGTAGAGCGAGCCACGCGCCCCCGTCATCGTCGCAGAAGTCGCACACCCTCAGGCGTCATCGCCCGACTCGACCGGGCGATCCAGTACGCTGCGGCAGTCGTCGTGGATCTCGAAGCCTCTGGAATACTGGATGCCCCGCTTTCGCGGGGCATGACAGCGTCAGATTTGAAAGGGTGTCCGCCTTACAGCTGCCCAAGCAGCGTATCGCCGCCGGAAACCTCGACCTTGCCGGGCATTGCCTCGAGGTTCAGCTTCTTCACCACGCCGTCCTCGACCAGCATCGAGTAGCGTTTGGAGCGGATACCGAGACCGTTGGCGGAGGCATCTAACTCCATGCCGATCGCCTTGGTGAAGTCGGCATTGCCGTCGGCCAGGAAGGTCGCCTCGTCACGCTGGTCGGTGT
This genomic interval from Bradyrhizobium sp. CB82 contains the following:
- the rnhA gene encoding ribonuclease HI, which encodes MSELPNVMIFTDGACSGNPGPGGWGAILRFGDKEKELNGGERHTTNNQMELMAAISALEALKKPCTVDLYTDSQYVRQGITGWIHGWKRNGWRTADKKPVKNVELWQRLDAALKAHEVRWHWIKGHAGHPENERADQLARDGIAMARLQQRVRE